The Streptomyces europaeiscabiei genome window below encodes:
- a CDS encoding SDR family NAD(P)-dependent oxidoreductase has protein sequence MTTQNKTAVVTGASAGLGAAYAQRLADRGYDLILVARNTGRLETLASDIRSRTGRAVDVVAADLTDAAQISVVEERLRTDESIEVLINNAGGALLTPLTGSDAAAYEALINLNVTSLTRLTIAVLPGLTARGRGTVVNISSAMALNILPVSAVYSGTKSYVLTFTQALQQELAESPVTVQAVLPGAVRTDLWDGSGVDLEAFPDEIIMNVDDAVDAALAGLDAGEPVTIPSLPEISDWESFEKARQALVPNLSLRVPADRYRG, from the coding sequence ATGACCACGCAGAACAAGACCGCCGTCGTCACCGGTGCGTCCGCCGGCCTGGGTGCCGCCTACGCGCAGCGGCTTGCCGACCGGGGCTACGACCTGATCCTGGTGGCCCGGAACACCGGGCGGCTGGAAACGCTGGCGTCGGACATCCGTAGCCGCACGGGCCGTGCGGTGGACGTCGTCGCCGCCGACCTCACCGATGCGGCGCAGATCTCCGTGGTCGAGGAGCGTCTGCGGACCGACGAGAGCATCGAGGTGCTGATCAACAACGCCGGCGGTGCGCTGCTCACGCCGCTGACAGGCTCCGACGCGGCGGCCTACGAGGCGCTGATCAACCTCAACGTGACCTCGCTGACCAGGCTGACCATCGCGGTCCTGCCGGGCCTGACGGCCCGCGGACGCGGCACCGTGGTGAACATCTCCTCTGCCATGGCTCTCAACATCCTGCCCGTCAGCGCCGTCTACAGCGGCACCAAGAGCTACGTGCTGACGTTCACCCAGGCCCTGCAGCAGGAACTCGCCGAAAGCCCCGTCACGGTGCAGGCCGTGCTGCCGGGCGCCGTCCGCACGGATCTCTGGGACGGCTCAGGCGTCGACCTCGAGGCGTTCCCCGACGAGATCATCATGAACGTGGACGACGCCGTCGACGCGGCGCTCGCCGGCCTCGATGCCGGGGAGCCCGTCACCATCCCGTCGCTGCCGGAGATCAGCGACTGGGAGTCGTTCGAGAAGGCGCGTCAGGCGCTCGTCCCGAACCTGTCGCTGAGGGTCCCGGCCGATCGCTACCGCGGCTGA
- a CDS encoding TetR/AcrR family transcriptional regulator encodes MSRVSQAQALENRRRAVAAASQLFRERGVNGISVADLMKSIGLTTGGFYKQFPSKEALIGEAAQAAFGDLDVLLTSFDTAHGDHDTARGALVDFYLSAEHRDQPGTGCPTAGFAGDMAREPTAGEVRDTYAAGVQEFAAWMSTDADDGLPTVAALVGAILLARATAGTELSEQILESTHKALTAPHRPRPES; translated from the coding sequence ATGAGTCGCGTTTCGCAGGCGCAAGCGCTCGAGAACCGCAGGCGCGCGGTCGCCGCGGCCTCCCAGCTCTTCCGGGAGCGCGGCGTCAACGGCATCAGCGTCGCCGATCTGATGAAGTCCATCGGGCTGACCACGGGCGGCTTCTACAAGCAGTTCCCCTCCAAGGAGGCCCTGATCGGCGAGGCTGCCCAAGCCGCTTTCGGGGACCTCGACGTACTCCTGACCTCGTTCGACACGGCCCACGGCGATCACGACACCGCGCGCGGCGCCCTCGTCGACTTCTACCTGTCGGCCGAGCACCGTGACCAGCCCGGCACCGGTTGCCCCACCGCGGGATTCGCAGGGGACATGGCTCGCGAGCCCACAGCCGGGGAGGTGCGCGACACGTACGCGGCCGGAGTCCAGGAATTCGCCGCGTGGATGTCCACCGACGCCGACGACGGCCTTCCCACGGTGGCCGCCCTGGTCGGCGCGATCCTCCTCGCCCGGGCCACCGCGGGAACAGAACTGTCGGAACAGATCCTGGAATCGACCCACAAAGCCCTGACCGCACCACACCGGCCTCGACCGGAATCCTGA
- a CDS encoding transposase, with amino-acid sequence MDLVGRDEQWRAKYGTRAGIEGTIHQAVAVTGMRRARDRGLQKTHLEHVFSAVALNLIRLDAWWNGHPLHRTRVSHLARLDLSLAA; translated from the coding sequence ATGGATCTTGTGGGGAGGGACGAGCAGTGGCGAGCCAAGTACGGAACCCGCGCGGGCATCGAGGGAACCATCCACCAGGCCGTCGCGGTCACCGGGATGAGACGTGCCCGCGATCGCGGTCTCCAGAAGACCCACCTGGAGCACGTCTTCTCCGCCGTCGCACTCAACCTCATACGCCTCGATGCCTGGTGGAACGGCCACCCGCTCCACCGCACCCGCGTCAGCCACCTTGCCCGACTCGACCTCTCCCTCGCCGCGTAA
- a CDS encoding helix-turn-helix domain-containing protein, with product MPRSNNDEHPLHYVADGDRPEATLTHDAPLGAHCGLLLAGDLNRTMRSRKLPLHGLADLARVAHSTVARVLNGDVLPDIGTPTRLEEALDHQLWPGPAAIRASASARRQVI from the coding sequence ATGCCGCGCAGTAACAACGATGAGCACCCTTTGCACTACGTAGCGGACGGAGACCGGCCGGAGGCCACCCTGACCCACGACGCTCCGCTGGGCGCCCACTGCGGGCTGCTCCTCGCCGGCGACCTGAACCGCACCATGCGCTCCCGCAAGCTCCCGCTTCACGGACTGGCCGACCTGGCCCGTGTCGCGCATTCCACCGTCGCCCGAGTCCTCAACGGCGACGTCCTGCCGGACATCGGCACTCCGACACGACTGGAGGAGGCACTCGACCATCAGCTCTGGCCCGGCCCCGCAGCGATTCGCGCTTCGGCATCAGCCAGGCGCCAGGTGATCTGA
- a CDS encoding tyrosine-type recombinase/integrase: MANKKGRRRNFGSVRQLPSGRWQVRYRDPETGQLRPAEKTYPTKTDAQAALTHVESDITRGQWSDPDAGAVNFEEYATAWLRDRKLADRTRERNESVVRLHILPTFGAGSVADVTTTRVRSWRGRLLAAGIGEPTVVKAYQLLRALMNTAVDDELIRRNPCRIKGADRYDVPERPILTVPEVFAIADAIAPRYRLLVLLAAFTTLRFGELAALRRRDIDQEGLTVTVRRAQAELQSGRLFDKAPKSAAGVRTVSFPAELLGEVTRHLEHFAAPGRDGHVFVGPQGGQLRRSNFRDDWVKARKAAGVTSELHFHDLRHTGNTLASTAGASTRELMTRMGHSSSRAALIYQHMTSDRDRAIADRLGAMIREGGGEATGQE; this comes from the coding sequence ATGGCCAACAAGAAGGGGAGGCGCAGAAACTTCGGGTCGGTCCGGCAGCTTCCGTCCGGTCGCTGGCAGGTCCGCTACCGCGACCCGGAGACGGGCCAGTTGCGTCCGGCCGAGAAGACCTACCCGACCAAGACCGATGCTCAAGCCGCTCTCACGCACGTCGAGTCCGACATCACGCGTGGGCAGTGGTCGGACCCGGATGCCGGGGCGGTGAACTTCGAGGAGTACGCAACCGCGTGGCTGCGGGACCGGAAGCTCGCTGACCGCACCCGAGAGCGGAACGAGTCGGTGGTGCGGCTGCACATCCTGCCCACCTTCGGGGCCGGATCGGTGGCCGACGTGACGACGACTCGGGTGCGCAGCTGGCGCGGCAGGCTCCTCGCGGCCGGCATCGGCGAGCCAACGGTCGTCAAGGCGTACCAACTGCTGCGGGCCCTGATGAACACGGCCGTGGACGACGAGCTGATCCGGCGCAACCCGTGTCGTATCAAGGGCGCCGATCGCTATGACGTGCCCGAGCGGCCGATCCTCACGGTGCCCGAGGTCTTCGCCATCGCCGACGCAATCGCGCCGCGCTACCGGCTGCTCGTGCTCTTGGCAGCCTTCACCACGCTGAGGTTCGGGGAGCTGGCGGCCCTGCGGCGTCGAGACATCGATCAGGAGGGGCTGACCGTCACCGTTCGCCGTGCTCAGGCTGAGTTGCAGAGCGGTCGGCTGTTCGACAAGGCGCCCAAGTCTGCGGCCGGAGTGCGTACCGTCTCCTTCCCGGCCGAGTTGCTCGGCGAGGTCACCCGTCATCTGGAGCACTTTGCGGCTCCTGGTCGTGACGGTCACGTCTTCGTCGGGCCGCAGGGCGGGCAGCTTCGGCGGAGCAACTTCCGTGACGACTGGGTCAAGGCGCGGAAGGCGGCGGGAGTCACGTCTGAACTGCACTTCCACGATCTTCGGCACACGGGCAATACGCTGGCCTCTACGGCTGGGGCCAGCACCCGTGAGCTGATGACCCGCATGGGCCACAGCAGCTCGCGCGCCGCGCTGATCTATCAGCACATGACCAGCGACCGTGACCGTGCCATCGCCGACCGGCTCGGGGCCATGATCCGTGAGGGCGGGGGAGAGGCCACCGGCCAGGAGTGA
- a CDS encoding helix-turn-helix domain-containing protein, translating into MADRYLTVAQVAELLGTTERFPRRLIAERRIEFVKVGRHVRIPESAVNAFVDANTVQPIGHRRGSLRRVA; encoded by the coding sequence GTGGCTGACCGCTACCTCACCGTGGCGCAGGTGGCCGAACTCCTCGGCACCACGGAACGCTTCCCGCGCCGACTGATCGCCGAGCGACGCATCGAGTTCGTCAAGGTCGGCCGACACGTCCGCATCCCAGAGAGCGCGGTGAATGCCTTCGTCGACGCCAACACGGTGCAGCCGATCGGCCACCGGCGCGGCTCTCTCCGGAGGGTCGCCTGA
- a CDS encoding replication initiator → MPGILRQLSGLGGCVNPIRLDGHRTEHDVDTTTGEIGRVLHHLDSTDLPAGQLLVRCNNRRTTRCAACSEVYRRDTFHLITSGLRGGKGTPEHVATHPRVFATFTAPSFGPVHNRPSSGRSCRCRNRHDHDDAELGTPLDPDTYDYEAAVLWNAHAGPLWRRFSTYLRREVAKRAGLSQRRFRDHARVSFAKVAEYQKRGAVHFHAVIRIDGPTGGDTPPPAWATAELLTDAIETAAAKVRVDGPVIDGRTHTFTFGRQLDVRTIRSADFNDGQELTERAVAAYIAKYATKGAETAAGALDRPLKFAAELAQLDISDHARRLIRTAWFLGARKDLEHLRLRAWAHMLGFRGHFSTKSRRYSTTLGALRDARAEWRRAQAATANGPAPDTTYVLAHWVFAGTGLSDTEAWLAESLTPAPGTEGEPTRG, encoded by the coding sequence CTGCCCGGTATCCTCCGCCAGCTCTCCGGACTTGGCGGCTGCGTCAACCCCATCCGCCTCGACGGCCACCGCACCGAGCACGACGTCGACACCACGACCGGTGAGATCGGCCGCGTTCTCCACCACCTCGACTCCACCGACCTCCCGGCCGGCCAACTCCTCGTCCGCTGCAACAACCGCCGCACCACCCGCTGCGCGGCCTGCTCCGAGGTCTACCGCCGTGACACCTTCCACCTGATCACCTCCGGCCTGCGCGGCGGCAAGGGCACCCCCGAACACGTCGCCACCCACCCGCGCGTCTTCGCCACCTTCACCGCCCCGAGCTTCGGCCCGGTCCACAACCGCCCTTCCAGCGGTCGCTCCTGCCGCTGCCGCAACCGCCACGACCATGACGACGCCGAACTCGGCACCCCGCTCGACCCGGACACCTACGACTACGAAGCGGCCGTCCTCTGGAACGCCCACGCCGGTCCGCTCTGGCGACGCTTCTCCACCTACCTGCGCCGGGAAGTCGCCAAGCGCGCGGGCCTGTCACAACGCCGGTTCCGCGACCACGCCCGCGTCTCCTTCGCCAAGGTCGCCGAGTACCAAAAGCGCGGCGCCGTCCACTTCCACGCCGTCATCCGCATCGACGGCCCCACCGGCGGCGACACCCCGCCTCCGGCCTGGGCCACCGCCGAACTGCTCACCGACGCCATCGAGACGGCGGCAGCCAAGGTCCGTGTGGACGGCCCGGTCATCGACGGACGCACTCACACCTTCACCTTCGGCCGCCAACTCGACGTCCGCACCATCCGCTCCGCCGACTTCAACGACGGCCAGGAGCTGACCGAGCGCGCGGTCGCCGCGTACATCGCCAAGTACGCCACCAAGGGCGCCGAGACAGCCGCGGGAGCTCTCGACCGGCCGCTGAAGTTCGCCGCCGAACTCGCCCAGCTCGACATCAGCGACCACGCCCGCCGCCTCATTCGAACCGCCTGGTTCCTCGGTGCACGCAAGGATCTCGAACACCTCCGCCTGCGCGCCTGGGCCCACATGCTCGGCTTCCGCGGCCACTTCTCCACCAAGTCCCGCCGCTACTCCACCACCCTCGGCGCACTCCGCGACGCCCGCGCCGAATGGCGCCGCGCACAAGCCGCGACAGCCAACGGACCGGCTCCAGATACGACGTACGTCCTTGCCCACTGGGTCTTTGCAGGAACCGGACTCTCCGACACCGAAGCCTGGCTCGCCGAATCCCTCACGCCCGCACCCGGAACGGAAGGAGAACCCACCCGTGGCTGA
- a CDS encoding SpdD protein encodes MFLPKYPHSPTPPPAHTHTPADPAPVRRSLPAVSISPGVVAAVVVGGVVITALLAAVAVSALSVAIAAVVLRSLIREQNRR; translated from the coding sequence GTGTTCCTGCCCAAGTACCCCCACAGCCCCACCCCACCGCCCGCACACACCCACACCCCGGCCGATCCGGCGCCCGTACGGCGCTCGCTCCCGGCGGTCTCCATCAGTCCCGGAGTCGTGGCGGCCGTGGTCGTCGGCGGTGTCGTCATCACCGCGCTCCTGGCCGCCGTCGCCGTCTCGGCCCTCTCCGTGGCCATCGCGGCCGTGGTCCTGCGCTCCCTGATCCGCGAACAGAACCGGCGCTGA
- a CDS encoding mobile element transfer protein, with amino-acid sequence MSANRRFRNTTRIGPVQVATSYDGRGREKHTAACTAPRCGFSADYDSRAAAELAARTHRCPVR; translated from the coding sequence GTGTCCGCCAACCGCCGCTTCCGTAACACCACCCGCATCGGCCCCGTCCAGGTCGCCACGTCCTACGACGGCCGGGGACGCGAGAAGCACACCGCCGCCTGCACGGCCCCGCGCTGCGGCTTCTCCGCCGACTACGACAGCCGCGCCGCCGCCGAGCTGGCCGCCCGCACCCACCGCTGCCCCGTCCGCTGA
- a CDS encoding DUF2637 domain-containing protein, producing the protein MRAQLARVDAVLVQALIAAALSFAHLHDIASAAGQDGWKAWAYPVSVDLLLVAAWRRLRTGEAKAAGWCWFVIALAASLGANVATAGLLDLNDVPAWLRILVAGWPAVAFLGGTLLAHTTPTTTDTDLDDTDDTVDQEHAPEVAPEQPPPIPPAIEPPPPERPAVPVPTALVEHARKVAAEHHIRTGAPIDTPTLRARLGVPAPMAEAIAAHL; encoded by the coding sequence ATGCGCGCCCAACTGGCCCGTGTCGACGCGGTGCTCGTCCAGGCGCTCATCGCCGCCGCGCTGTCCTTCGCCCACCTGCACGACATCGCCTCGGCGGCCGGTCAGGACGGGTGGAAGGCGTGGGCCTACCCGGTCTCGGTCGACCTGTTGCTCGTCGCCGCCTGGCGCCGACTGCGGACCGGTGAGGCGAAAGCGGCCGGGTGGTGCTGGTTCGTCATCGCCCTCGCCGCCTCCCTCGGAGCGAATGTCGCCACCGCCGGCCTCCTCGACCTGAACGACGTCCCGGCCTGGCTGCGCATCCTCGTCGCGGGCTGGCCCGCCGTCGCCTTCCTCGGCGGAACCCTCCTCGCCCACACCACCCCGACGACCACCGACACGGACCTCGACGACACGGACGACACCGTGGACCAGGAGCACGCGCCCGAAGTCGCCCCCGAGCAACCGCCGCCGATACCACCGGCCATCGAGCCACCGCCGCCCGAGCGGCCCGCTGTACCCGTCCCGACCGCCCTCGTCGAACACGCCCGCAAGGTCGCCGCCGAACACCACATCCGCACGGGAGCACCGATCGACACCCCGACTCTCCGCGCCCGCCTCGGCGTCCCCGCGCCCATGGCCGAAGCCATCGCCGCCCACCTCTGA
- a CDS encoding FtsK/SpoIIIE domain-containing protein codes for MSDLVTLLEVGGPVAALGGGAAYIRAKHPRVYWPTVGLPISTARLLGSYGSVMEACGLTVAPSRLRVLAVKATTRREVRPVPPRRGIIRPTSTGLRLRLRLAPGQEPADVAASAERLRHAWGVHAVYVTTVKPGVVELRLVGFDVLRNVRMPRKAAAELLKVPVALREDATPFVRDYRTIPHQLTLGATLSGKSMYLRHLITGLARQSVALVGIDCKRGVELAPFASRLSALATDSDEAAELLPVLVKEMEDRYDLIKARQGIAPGTPDEEITSDIWGLPESQRPVPIVLFVDEVAELFLVATKKDEERRDEMVTQLIRLAQLGRAVGIYLEVCGQRFGAELGKGATMLRAQLTGRVCHRVNDEASAKMALGDIAPEAVFAACAIAPELPGLAVAGDTSGGWSRIRTPYLSLGAAAEICRELAHLVPDLPALKPFRPDTPVRSVESSAPAVQPHPVTD; via the coding sequence ATGTCCGATCTGGTGACTCTTCTGGAGGTGGGTGGTCCTGTCGCCGCGCTCGGCGGCGGGGCCGCCTACATCCGGGCCAAGCACCCCCGCGTGTACTGGCCCACGGTCGGCCTGCCGATATCCACCGCCCGGCTCCTCGGCTCCTACGGCTCGGTCATGGAGGCGTGCGGGCTGACCGTGGCGCCGTCCCGGCTGCGGGTCCTCGCCGTCAAGGCCACCACTCGGCGGGAGGTCCGGCCGGTACCGCCCCGTCGGGGCATCATCCGGCCCACCTCGACCGGGCTGCGGCTCCGCCTCCGGCTCGCTCCGGGGCAGGAACCCGCCGATGTCGCCGCCTCGGCCGAACGGCTGCGGCACGCCTGGGGCGTCCACGCCGTGTACGTGACGACGGTCAAGCCTGGCGTGGTCGAACTGCGGCTCGTCGGCTTCGACGTGCTGCGGAACGTGCGGATGCCCCGCAAGGCCGCCGCCGAACTCCTCAAGGTGCCCGTGGCACTGCGGGAGGACGCCACTCCCTTCGTACGCGACTACCGCACCATCCCGCACCAACTCACCCTCGGCGCCACGCTGTCCGGCAAGTCCATGTACCTGCGGCACTTGATCACCGGCCTGGCCCGGCAGTCCGTTGCCCTGGTCGGTATCGACTGCAAGCGGGGTGTGGAGCTGGCGCCGTTCGCCTCCCGGCTCTCCGCCCTCGCCACCGACTCCGACGAAGCTGCCGAGCTGCTGCCCGTGCTCGTCAAGGAAATGGAGGACCGCTACGACCTGATCAAGGCCCGGCAGGGCATCGCCCCCGGCACACCCGACGAGGAGATCACCTCCGACATCTGGGGCCTGCCTGAGAGTCAACGCCCGGTGCCGATCGTGCTGTTCGTCGACGAAGTGGCCGAACTCTTCCTCGTCGCCACGAAGAAGGACGAGGAACGGCGGGACGAGATGGTCACTCAGCTCATCCGCCTCGCCCAGCTCGGCCGCGCCGTCGGCATCTACCTGGAGGTGTGCGGGCAGCGCTTCGGCGCCGAGCTGGGCAAGGGCGCCACCATGCTTCGGGCCCAGCTCACCGGCCGGGTCTGCCACCGCGTCAACGACGAAGCCTCCGCGAAAATGGCGCTGGGCGACATCGCCCCTGAAGCGGTCTTCGCCGCCTGCGCCATCGCTCCCGAACTGCCCGGCCTGGCCGTGGCCGGTGACACCTCCGGCGGCTGGTCCCGCATCCGCACCCCGTACCTCTCTCTCGGCGCCGCTGCCGAGATCTGCCGGGAATTGGCCCACCTGGTGCCCGACCTTCCCGCGCTGAAGCCCTTCCGGCCCGACACCCCCGTACGGTCCGTGGAGTCCTCAGCCCCGGCAGTGCAGCCGCACCCGGTGACCGACTGA
- a CDS encoding SCO3933 family regulatory protein — MRTIRVETSAATILLTEAPEPKVRDRQTGEIAKDAVSGEALMTLGVVYIEDGESSLVKVTIPEGGVTEGLTLGAPVSLPGLVARPWESVFNGQQRHGIAFRAAAVTPAAFPAAMGATA; from the coding sequence TTGCGCACCATTCGTGTTGAGACCTCGGCCGCGACGATTCTGCTGACCGAGGCTCCTGAGCCCAAGGTCCGGGACCGGCAGACGGGCGAGATCGCCAAGGACGCCGTGAGCGGGGAAGCGTTGATGACGCTCGGCGTCGTCTACATCGAGGACGGGGAGTCGTCGCTGGTCAAGGTCACCATTCCTGAGGGTGGTGTGACCGAAGGGCTGACGCTGGGGGCGCCGGTCTCGTTGCCGGGGCTGGTTGCCCGGCCGTGGGAGAGCGTGTTCAACGGGCAGCAGCGTCACGGCATCGCCTTCCGCGCCGCCGCCGTGACTCCGGCCGCCTTCCCGGCCGCCATGGGGGCCACCGCCTGA
- a CDS encoding GntR family transcriptional regulator, which yields MPSLPSGFLGDLDPTSDRAVFRQIADQLREAIDRGRFKEGEKLPSEAELVDHYGVSRMTVRNSFSVLQGEGLVHAEHGKGVFVRPRPPVRRLASDRFARRHREQGKAAFIVEANAAGSHPQVDSLEVKEEKASQDVSTRLGSVRRVLARRRRYLLDGRPVEFATSYLPLDIARGTPIAEPNPGPGGIYARLEELGHRLDHFEEEIRARMPSPAEVKTLRLASGVPVIHLIRTAFDAEGRAVEVCDTVMAADAYVLAYQLPAT from the coding sequence GTGCCCTCTCTTCCTTCCGGCTTCCTCGGTGATCTCGATCCCACGAGTGATCGTGCGGTCTTTCGGCAGATCGCCGACCAGTTGCGTGAGGCCATCGACCGTGGGCGGTTCAAGGAGGGTGAAAAACTGCCCTCGGAAGCCGAGCTTGTTGACCACTACGGGGTATCCCGGATGACGGTCCGCAACTCCTTCTCCGTCCTCCAGGGCGAAGGGCTCGTGCACGCCGAGCACGGCAAGGGCGTCTTCGTCCGGCCCCGGCCGCCCGTGCGGCGACTCGCCTCCGACCGGTTCGCCCGGCGCCACCGCGAGCAGGGCAAGGCGGCTTTCATCGTCGAAGCCAACGCCGCCGGCAGTCACCCCCAGGTCGACAGCCTTGAGGTAAAGGAAGAAAAGGCCAGTCAGGACGTCTCGACACGGCTCGGGTCCGTGCGGCGGGTGCTGGCTCGTCGACGCCGGTATCTCCTCGACGGGCGGCCGGTCGAGTTCGCCACCTCGTATCTCCCGCTCGACATCGCGCGCGGTACTCCCATCGCCGAGCCCAACCCCGGCCCCGGCGGGATCTACGCCCGCCTCGAAGAGCTGGGCCACCGCCTCGACCACTTCGAGGAGGAGATCCGCGCCCGGATGCCCTCGCCGGCCGAGGTGAAGACGCTCCGGCTGGCCTCCGGTGTGCCGGTGATCCACCTGATCCGTACCGCCTTCGACGCCGAAGGTCGGGCCGTGGAGGTCTGCGACACGGTTATGGCTGCGGATGCGTACGTCCTGGCGTACCAGCTCCCGGCGACGTGA
- a CDS encoding NUDIX hydrolase, with amino-acid sequence MSVAGVIVDDQGRALLIKRRDNGKWEPPGGVLEREETLPEALQREVLEETGIKIALPATLTGVYKNMTGLIVSLVFRCEAADGTPTTGDETRALRWATREEVTELADEAYAIRVLDALDAASPPAIRAHDGVKLV; translated from the coding sequence GTGAGCGTCGCCGGAGTCATAGTCGACGACCAGGGCCGCGCCCTCTTGATCAAACGCCGTGACAACGGCAAGTGGGAACCCCCGGGCGGAGTCCTCGAACGCGAGGAAACCCTTCCCGAAGCCCTCCAGCGCGAAGTCCTCGAAGAGACCGGCATCAAGATCGCACTTCCCGCGACCCTGACCGGCGTCTACAAGAACATGACGGGCCTGATCGTCTCGCTGGTCTTCCGCTGTGAGGCGGCCGACGGCACACCGACCACCGGCGACGAGACCCGCGCACTGCGCTGGGCCACCCGTGAAGAAGTCACCGAGCTTGCCGACGAGGCATACGCGATCCGCGTCCTGGACGCATTGGACGCGGCATCCCCGCCGGCCATCCGCGCCCACGACGGCGTGAAACTCGTCTAG
- a CDS encoding ATP-binding protein — protein MHEYTSTARVWGLTCPGFPEEVSRARRWTRDILHGSPLAYDAELIVSELSANAILHTASGMESGSFHLALAVTRQVIALSVTDGGGTGTAPKAEHQDAEAEHGRGLGMVTALAHRVVVHGSNSGYTVTAELFTGTRPGDHLC, from the coding sequence ATGCACGAGTATACGAGCACCGCCCGGGTCTGGGGACTCACTTGCCCAGGATTTCCGGAAGAGGTGAGCCGGGCCCGCCGCTGGACCCGCGACATCCTGCACGGATCGCCCCTGGCCTACGACGCCGAGCTGATCGTGAGCGAGCTGAGCGCGAACGCGATCCTCCACACGGCCAGCGGCATGGAATCCGGCAGCTTCCACCTGGCCCTCGCGGTGACCCGGCAGGTGATCGCCCTGTCGGTGACGGACGGCGGAGGAACCGGCACGGCCCCCAAGGCCGAGCACCAGGACGCCGAGGCCGAACACGGCCGAGGCCTGGGCATGGTCACCGCACTCGCCCACCGAGTCGTCGTCCACGGCAGCAACAGCGGATACACGGTCACCGCGGAACTGTTCACCGGCACCCGACCGGGAGACCACCTGTGCTGA